In Terriglobales bacterium, a single window of DNA contains:
- a CDS encoding Maf family protein, producing the protein MNANSLLLPCDFPGAFVFCCIRAGLPKKNFFLGKNSLRFSLSRKIHCSAVCRFGITNKRMLILASASPRRQELLRNAGIPFSVHPANVPEHHRAGETPEACVRRLAREKAEAVAGRVDSDAVILAADTEVVLDLISGSPLGKPRDARDAAQMLRTLRGRSHYVITGVCLTWKDNNGDWQSRDASETTVVQMEQISDQEIEDYVATGEPMDKAGAYAIQGVASRWIPRIEGCYFNVVGLPVPLVYRMLRENAPQVLEDQRAS; encoded by the coding sequence ATGAACGCGAATTCCCTGCTACTTCCCTGCGATTTCCCTGGTGCTTTCGTATTCTGCTGTATTCGTGCGGGTCTGCCGAAAAAGAATTTTTTCCTCGGGAAAAATTCCCTGCGTTTTTCCCTGAGCCGGAAAATTCATTGTTCCGCCGTATGCCGTTTCGGGATAACTAACAAACGGATGCTCATTCTTGCCTCAGCCTCACCTCGGCGCCAGGAACTTCTGAGAAACGCGGGCATTCCTTTTTCGGTGCATCCAGCAAATGTTCCCGAACACCATCGGGCCGGAGAAACTCCAGAGGCCTGTGTGCGCAGACTTGCGCGGGAGAAGGCCGAAGCCGTCGCAGGTCGTGTCGATTCTGATGCCGTGATTCTTGCAGCGGATACTGAAGTGGTCCTCGACTTGATCAGCGGAAGTCCGTTAGGCAAGCCTCGAGATGCACGCGATGCTGCGCAAATGCTGCGAACGCTCCGCGGCCGGAGCCACTACGTGATCACTGGCGTTTGTCTGACGTGGAAAGATAACAACGGTGACTGGCAATCCAGGGATGCATCGGAAACCACAGTGGTTCAGATGGAGCAGATCAGCGATCAGGAAATTGAAGACTACGTTGCCACTGGCGAACCCATGGACAAAGCAGGCGCCTACGCGATTCAAGGCGTTGCTTCACGCTGGATTCCGCGCATCGAAGGTTGCTATTTCAATGTTGTAGGTTTGCCGGTTCCGCTGGTCTATCGAATGCTGCGAGAGAATGCTCCGCAAGTGCTAGAGGATCAAAGGGCGTCGTGA
- a CDS encoding AraC family transcriptional regulator → MRHLGHDQAVAEANQVLFFNVAESYRVSHPVAGGDASLTLVISEPLLHEIAPRTLLYDGAALGFRHQGLRIDARTQALVAMLRHSLRQKIAEPLEAESLALTLVQRALGPRTTHAAAATVGRRRLVDRAKLVLTSDLARRWSLAEIAAEVHCSPVYLTQVFQQVEGMPLYRYQLRLRLARALDLLAQYDDLTSLSLELGFSSHSHFSAAFREAYGRSPSEFRQSALHR, encoded by the coding sequence GTGCGGCATCTGGGGCATGACCAGGCCGTTGCCGAGGCCAATCAAGTGCTGTTTTTCAATGTTGCCGAGAGCTATCGGGTCAGCCACCCCGTTGCTGGCGGCGATGCCAGCCTGACGCTGGTAATCAGCGAGCCGCTGCTACACGAAATCGCGCCACGGACTCTTCTATACGACGGCGCAGCATTGGGGTTTCGGCACCAGGGTCTGCGGATTGACGCGCGGACACAAGCGCTTGTGGCCATGCTGCGGCACAGCCTGCGCCAGAAGATCGCGGAGCCCTTGGAAGCCGAGAGCCTTGCCTTGACCTTGGTGCAACGGGCGCTAGGGCCGCGCACGACCCACGCGGCAGCCGCCACCGTTGGACGCCGGCGACTGGTAGACCGGGCCAAGCTGGTGTTAACGAGCGATCTAGCCCGGCGCTGGAGCTTGGCCGAAATCGCCGCCGAGGTGCACTGCTCCCCGGTCTATCTCACGCAGGTCTTCCAGCAAGTGGAAGGTATGCCCTTGTATCGCTACCAGCTGCGGTTACGCCTTGCGCGAGCGCTGGATCTACTCGCGCAGTATGACGACCTCACCAGCCTAAGCCTGGAGCTCGGCTTCTCCAGCCACAGCCATTTCAGCGCCGCTTTTCGCGAGGCTTACGGCCGCTCACCCTCAGAGTTCAGGCAGTCTGCCCTGCATCGTTAA
- the pyrH gene encoding UMP kinase — MATVFKRVLLKLSGEALAAGQGFGVDVTRVHEIAAEIADVHSLRVQLAIVVGGGNFFRGVAEQARDMDRVSADHMGMLATMINALALQDALEKQNIHTRVMSAIEMNQVAEPFIRRRAIRHLEKDRVVIFGAGTGNPYFSTDTAASLRAMEVKADVILKATKVDGIYDADPFLVKDATMFQQITYMEIIKRGLKVMDTTAISLCKDNNLPMIIFNLNKHGNIRRVITGEKVGSLVCA, encoded by the coding sequence ATGGCGACTGTTTTTAAACGCGTTCTTTTGAAGCTGTCTGGAGAGGCCTTGGCCGCCGGCCAGGGATTCGGGGTCGATGTCACGCGTGTGCACGAAATTGCCGCGGAAATTGCTGATGTTCATTCCCTCCGCGTTCAACTAGCCATTGTGGTAGGGGGCGGCAACTTTTTTCGCGGAGTCGCCGAGCAGGCCCGCGATATGGACCGCGTCTCAGCCGATCACATGGGCATGCTGGCGACCATGATCAACGCCCTTGCCCTACAGGACGCGTTGGAGAAGCAAAATATCCACACCCGCGTGATGTCTGCGATTGAAATGAACCAGGTTGCTGAACCGTTCATCCGTCGACGGGCGATACGCCATCTGGAGAAAGATCGCGTTGTAATCTTCGGAGCAGGAACGGGAAATCCGTATTTCTCGACCGATACCGCCGCCTCGCTGCGCGCGATGGAGGTCAAAGCAGACGTGATTCTCAAGGCGACCAAGGTTGATGGCATATATGACGCCGATCCATTCCTGGTAAAGGATGCAACGATGTTCCAGCAGATCACGTACATGGAGATAATCAAACGCGGCCTGAAGGTGATGGATACGACGGCGATTAGCCTGTGCAAAGACAACAATCTCCCGATGATCATCTTCAACTTGAATAAGCACGGAAACATCCGTCGCGTGATCACAGGCGAAAAGGTGGGATCGCTAGTCTGCGCGTGA
- a CDS encoding putative glycolipid-binding domain-containing protein has product MLASSRFPSSPPVTLLWKMLQGPGLERFELLQDAERWVLRGTILHLHDNRPLEVRYSIECDSGWHTVNAGIAVRDSNRERSLAIETDGGRWIANGDPQRQVDGCIDIDLGWSPSTNTLPIRRLNLKNGTTSGPLIAAWVKFPELVLEPLPQGYQRVAERAYRYSSRGGTFAANLTVDEHGLVEEYEGFWKRVILADSH; this is encoded by the coding sequence ATGCTGGCCTCAAGTCGCTTCCCTTCCTCACCTCCGGTTACGTTGTTGTGGAAAATGCTGCAGGGTCCGGGCTTGGAGCGCTTCGAGCTACTCCAGGATGCTGAGCGATGGGTTCTCCGCGGCACGATCCTCCATCTTCACGACAACCGGCCGCTGGAAGTCCGATATTCGATCGAGTGCGATTCGGGATGGCACACAGTGAATGCCGGGATCGCAGTTCGCGATAGTAATCGCGAGCGCAGCCTGGCCATCGAGACTGACGGTGGCCGCTGGATCGCGAACGGAGATCCTCAGCGGCAGGTGGATGGCTGCATTGACATCGATTTAGGATGGAGTCCCTCCACGAATACTCTTCCGATTCGCAGGCTCAATCTTAAGAATGGAACCACCAGCGGTCCCTTGATCGCTGCCTGGGTCAAATTTCCCGAATTAGTATTGGAGCCCCTGCCGCAGGGCTATCAGCGAGTGGCTGAGCGTGCTTATCGTTACAGCAGTCGTGGAGGAACATTCGCCGCCAATCTCACGGTCGATGAGCATGGGCTCGTAGAAGAATATGAAGGCTTCTGGAAGCGGGTGATTCTAGCTGACTCGCATTAG
- a CDS encoding YciI family protein, which produces MRFMVIVKATAESEKEGALPDPQLMAEMGKYNEELIKAGVLLALDGLHPSSKGARVKFSGKSRTVVDGPFTEAKELVAGFSILQVKSLEEAIEWVKRGPNCSAGDYESRNPPGL; this is translated from the coding sequence ATGCGATTCATGGTCATCGTCAAAGCAACCGCAGAGTCAGAAAAAGAAGGCGCCCTCCCCGATCCACAGCTCATGGCCGAGATGGGCAAGTACAACGAAGAACTCATCAAGGCTGGCGTCCTGCTCGCCCTCGATGGCCTCCATCCCAGCTCCAAAGGCGCACGCGTCAAATTCTCTGGCAAGTCTCGTACCGTCGTCGACGGCCCCTTCACCGAGGCCAAGGAGCTCGTCGCTGGCTTCTCGATCTTGCAGGTCAAGTCCCTCGAAGAGGCCATCGAGTGGGTCAAGCGTGGCCCCAACTGCAGCGCCGGCGACTACGAAAGTCGAAATCCGCCAGGTCTTTGA
- a CDS encoding NAD(P)-binding domain-containing protein — protein sequence MTTDVKTIIVGGGQAGLSVSYYLTQQGRPHVVLEQAPAAANVWRNRRWDSFTLNTPNWQSALPGAERPGSDPDGFLSREEIVAYFEDYVKRFRLPVGYGIRVNSVEQDQTGNGFVVRTSAGSFAADNVVMATGLHQFPRIPPFSRHFPASIRQMHSDHYRNPQSLPVGSVLVVGSAQSGAQIAEELNQAGRKVYLSTCSVGRTPRRYRGKDANWWLHQMGVYRRTVDQLPSPKAKFGGWPHISGQNGGHTLSLHQFARDGMVLLGRAQGVHGEHLILSPDLKENLAMADKFEADFVKRVDEFIAANHIDAPRETLPVLRDGYESGDPAELNVRKADITTVIWATGYKFDFSMVRFPVLDSDGYPIQKRGVTAFPGLYFVGLPWLHNAKSGSLFGLEEDAGHVAAAIVHRTSRATSESAGVSAQDEDEKVKGGNSAAETNYRVANSSW from the coding sequence ATGACAACAGATGTTAAGACAATCATTGTCGGAGGTGGACAGGCTGGGCTTTCGGTCAGCTATTACCTGACGCAGCAAGGACGTCCGCACGTCGTGTTGGAACAGGCGCCGGCGGCGGCCAACGTCTGGCGCAATCGGCGCTGGGATTCGTTCACTCTGAATACGCCGAATTGGCAATCGGCTTTGCCGGGAGCGGAGCGTCCGGGCAGTGATCCCGATGGCTTTCTCTCGCGCGAGGAAATCGTTGCGTATTTCGAAGACTACGTGAAGCGATTCCGCCTGCCTGTGGGCTACGGCATACGGGTCAACTCGGTCGAGCAGGACCAAACTGGGAACGGCTTCGTGGTACGTACGAGCGCCGGCAGTTTCGCGGCCGACAACGTGGTGATGGCGACGGGTCTGCATCAGTTCCCCCGCATACCGCCGTTCAGCCGTCATTTTCCGGCATCGATCAGGCAGATGCACTCCGACCACTACCGCAATCCGCAGTCGTTGCCTGTGGGTTCGGTGCTGGTAGTGGGAAGCGCTCAATCGGGCGCACAGATCGCTGAAGAATTGAATCAGGCGGGCAGAAAGGTGTACCTCTCCACCTGCAGCGTGGGACGCACACCGCGCCGCTATCGCGGCAAAGATGCGAACTGGTGGCTCCATCAAATGGGTGTCTACAGACGCACTGTGGATCAACTGCCGTCGCCAAAGGCGAAGTTTGGCGGCTGGCCGCACATTTCAGGGCAAAACGGCGGTCACACTTTGAGCCTTCACCAATTTGCGCGTGACGGCATGGTGCTGCTGGGGCGTGCGCAAGGCGTGCATGGCGAGCACCTGATTCTCTCTCCAGATCTGAAAGAGAACCTGGCAATGGCCGACAAGTTCGAAGCCGACTTCGTGAAGCGCGTCGATGAGTTCATCGCGGCGAACCATATCGACGCGCCGCGAGAGACTCTGCCTGTACTTCGAGACGGATATGAGTCGGGCGATCCCGCCGAACTCAATGTGCGCAAAGCGGACATCACGACCGTGATCTGGGCGACGGGCTACAAGTTCGATTTCTCCATGGTGCGCTTTCCCGTTTTGGATAGCGATGGATACCCGATCCAGAAACGCGGCGTCACTGCTTTTCCAGGCCTCTACTTCGTAGGATTACCCTGGCTTCACAATGCCAAATCGGGATCGCTGTTCGGGCTGGAAGAGGATGCAGGACACGTTGCCGCCGCGATCGTCCATCGCACCAGCCGTGCAACCTCGGAGAGCGCAGGAGTTTCCGCCCAGGATGAAGATGAAAAGGTCAAAGGCGGGAACTCGGCGGCCGAAACAAACTATCGCGTCGCGAACTCCTCCTGGTAG
- a CDS encoding alkene reductase, whose translation MKSLFDPYQLGPIMLKNRIIMAPLTRSRSGKGEAPRELNAEYYRQRASAGLIVSEATQVSQQGQGYLWTPGIYTPLQTAGWKRVVDAVHHADGKIFLQMWHVGRISHNTLQPDGQAPVSSTEKAAQGSLSFALDQQGKPANVPVSKPRIATKEELRQIIDDFERAAHNVKAAGFDGVEIHGANGYLFDQFLNSVINERTDEYGPQSKESRTRLLLEAFDVVANVLDARRVGVRIAPYGSFNDMKPDPKVEETFLYLAEELKKRHGVYIHVVRGSQLDPAPVVPDNFLTKLRKTFGQTIILTGDLNKTIAEQLLEEDVADLFGFGTLFISNPDLPARLKNNWPLAVADKRTFYGGDDEGYTDYPAYQEEFATR comes from the coding sequence ATGAAATCGCTATTCGACCCCTACCAGCTCGGTCCGATCATGCTTAAGAACCGCATCATCATGGCGCCTTTGACTCGCTCCCGTTCCGGGAAGGGTGAAGCGCCGCGCGAATTGAATGCGGAGTACTACCGGCAGCGCGCCAGTGCGGGGCTCATTGTGAGCGAAGCCACTCAGGTTTCACAGCAAGGTCAGGGCTACCTGTGGACTCCCGGCATCTACACTCCGTTGCAGACAGCAGGCTGGAAGCGGGTTGTTGACGCGGTACACCATGCCGACGGCAAAATCTTTCTGCAGATGTGGCACGTGGGACGCATCTCTCACAACACGCTCCAGCCGGATGGGCAGGCTCCTGTGAGTTCCACCGAGAAGGCGGCTCAGGGGAGTCTTTCGTTCGCTCTCGATCAGCAGGGCAAGCCGGCGAATGTTCCCGTAAGCAAGCCGCGCATCGCCACGAAAGAGGAGCTCAGGCAGATCATCGACGACTTCGAGCGTGCCGCACACAACGTAAAGGCTGCCGGATTCGATGGAGTCGAAATCCACGGAGCCAACGGATACCTCTTCGACCAATTCTTGAACTCAGTCATCAACGAACGTACCGACGAGTATGGCCCGCAGTCGAAGGAGAGCCGGACGCGACTCCTGCTGGAAGCGTTCGATGTAGTCGCGAATGTACTGGACGCGAGGCGCGTTGGAGTGCGCATCGCGCCGTACGGCAGCTTCAACGACATGAAGCCCGATCCCAAGGTCGAGGAGACATTTCTCTACCTGGCAGAGGAGCTGAAGAAGCGCCACGGGGTTTACATCCATGTTGTGCGCGGAAGCCAACTCGATCCGGCGCCCGTGGTGCCCGACAACTTTCTCACCAAGCTCCGCAAAACGTTTGGTCAGACGATCATTCTCACCGGCGACCTCAACAAGACGATCGCCGAGCAGCTACTCGAAGAAGACGTTGCCGACCTGTTCGGCTTCGGAACTCTCTTCATCTCGAATCCGGATCTGCCCGCACGCCTGAAAAACAACTGGCCACTCGCCGTTGCCGACAAGCGAACGTTCTACGGCGGCGACGACGAAGGCTATACCGACTATCCCGCCTACCAGGAGGAGTTCGCGACGCGATAG
- a CDS encoding PA2169 family four-helix-bundle protein, with protein sequence MTEIKDTVSKLIESCKDGQEGYRQAAEKAQKPEYKSFFEQQSNERGRFATELQPFLGDKEKDSGSVSGALHRTWIDLKGKLGAGDAAILSSVEQGEDSAKQTYEDALKASPPAELVAIIRRQYGSVKNAHDRVKSWRDSEKAA encoded by the coding sequence ATGACTGAAATCAAAGACACTGTTTCCAAATTGATCGAGAGTTGCAAAGATGGCCAAGAAGGCTATCGGCAGGCAGCCGAGAAGGCCCAGAAACCAGAGTACAAGAGCTTTTTCGAGCAGCAATCGAATGAGCGAGGACGTTTCGCGACTGAGCTGCAGCCCTTCCTGGGTGACAAAGAAAAGGACTCCGGCTCCGTCAGCGGCGCACTTCACCGCACCTGGATCGATCTCAAGGGCAAACTAGGAGCCGGCGACGCAGCCATCCTCAGCTCTGTCGAGCAAGGAGAAGACAGCGCCAAGCAGACCTATGAGGACGCTCTGAAGGCATCGCCACCGGCTGAATTGGTGGCCATTATCCGGCGTCAGTACGGAAGCGTGAAGAACGCACACGACCGAGTAAAAAGCTGGCGCGACAGCGAGAAAGCGGCATAG
- a CDS encoding sigma-70 family RNA polymerase sigma factor, translating into MDAKRKNAKGSQPREGKATQMEGPELASVIERAQGHDAEALGELYRLYVRRVFGLCRYMLDSRESAEDATSEVFLKLQRSIESYNGSIPFPRWLLRVAGNQCIDALRRRKRGLQQIVEVEEGVAVIEPATSEPSPLGAVLSTEERAQVRDAIARLPENYRVPLVLRYYGELSYDEIAQQLGLHKNYVAGLIFRAKQELRRKLGRRSK; encoded by the coding sequence ATGGACGCCAAGAGAAAGAATGCGAAAGGATCGCAGCCGCGCGAGGGCAAAGCCACGCAAATGGAGGGGCCGGAGCTGGCGAGCGTGATAGAGCGTGCACAAGGCCATGATGCTGAGGCGCTGGGGGAGCTCTATCGCCTGTACGTCCGACGCGTATTCGGCTTGTGCCGTTACATGCTGGACTCACGGGAGAGCGCAGAAGATGCCACCAGCGAAGTCTTCCTCAAACTGCAGCGCTCAATCGAGAGCTACAACGGGTCCATACCGTTCCCCAGGTGGCTGCTGCGGGTGGCCGGCAATCAATGCATTGACGCTTTGCGGCGCCGGAAGCGTGGATTGCAGCAGATTGTAGAAGTTGAAGAAGGAGTCGCGGTCATCGAGCCAGCCACCTCGGAGCCGTCGCCGCTGGGTGCAGTCCTCAGCACGGAAGAGAGGGCGCAGGTGCGGGATGCCATTGCACGCCTGCCGGAAAACTATCGCGTGCCGCTGGTCCTGCGCTATTACGGCGAATTGAGCTATGACGAAATCGCGCAGCAGTTGGGCCTGCATAAGAACTACGTGGCCGGGTTGATATTTCGGGCCAAGCAGGAGCTGCGCCGGAAGCTGGGCCGCAGGAGCAAGTGA
- a CDS encoding zf-HC2 domain-containing protein, translated as MECYSEQIISLFVDGELEVEEAQRLRDHLATCRRCGQLLDALRAENRVLSESLQELPEEAASPASFPRSPWSLSWRDVAIVAALLALGSKVAVWIDKVSIPQALEWLNPFSLSGGTNLFFNLSYYFAHGGTAMLGDYAAVVGERFLLLLLVGGALLLGRRWWLHQPGLRLLIVLLALSLPGFALERRHTDLVTVAANETIDDTLLASGNIMRVDGVVNGDLLAFGGSLEVRGTVKGDLVSFTKRTVVSGTVEGNIYDFSHSLDLDGQLRHNMYALVQSLRVNDGGHVGGGMVVGAGDVSLEGEVNRSATMFAGNLDVSGNVGRELSMAGDNLTLTNTSRIGGNLSARVRDLKNVHIADGATIVGTRDIQLRVRQSPFTRPRFYFYHAVWLAAAMLVAWLGLVLFPGFFQASTHAVASGWRSLGLGVGVLAGVPVAIVVTAITLVGIPASLMLLALYLAAIYLAKVWVGAFLGQILLKQAVPTKSDWLLGLLVGLLILTIVEFVPYLGGLVHLGVVCLGLGAFAWQLYRVSRPATTA; from the coding sequence ATGGAATGTTATTCGGAACAGATCATCTCTCTCTTCGTGGACGGTGAACTGGAGGTGGAGGAGGCGCAGCGCCTGCGAGACCATCTCGCCACCTGCCGGCGTTGCGGGCAATTGTTGGACGCATTGCGCGCTGAGAACCGTGTTCTGAGCGAAAGCCTGCAAGAGCTTCCGGAAGAAGCAGCCAGCCCGGCGAGCTTCCCCCGTTCGCCGTGGTCTTTGTCCTGGCGTGACGTAGCGATCGTAGCCGCGCTGCTGGCGCTAGGTTCGAAGGTTGCCGTTTGGATCGACAAGGTGAGTATTCCGCAAGCGCTGGAGTGGTTGAATCCCTTCAGCTTAAGCGGCGGCACCAACCTGTTCTTCAACCTTTCTTATTACTTTGCGCACGGAGGTACTGCCATGCTGGGTGATTATGCTGCTGTCGTTGGGGAGAGGTTTTTGCTGTTGCTGTTGGTGGGCGGCGCATTGCTGCTGGGACGCCGATGGTGGCTGCACCAACCCGGCCTGCGCCTGCTGATCGTGCTGCTTGCGTTGTCGTTGCCTGGCTTTGCCCTGGAGCGGCGTCACACGGACCTCGTCACGGTAGCGGCGAACGAAACTATTGACGACACCCTTTTGGCCTCCGGCAATATCATGCGCGTGGATGGCGTTGTGAATGGGGACTTGCTGGCTTTTGGCGGATCTCTTGAAGTGCGCGGCACGGTCAAGGGCGACTTGGTGAGTTTTACCAAGAGAACTGTGGTGAGCGGAACGGTGGAAGGCAACATTTACGACTTTTCGCATTCGCTCGACCTGGACGGGCAATTGCGCCACAACATGTATGCGCTGGTGCAATCCTTGCGTGTGAATGACGGAGGGCATGTGGGCGGCGGTATGGTGGTTGGCGCCGGCGACGTGAGCCTCGAGGGCGAGGTGAATCGCAGTGCGACCATGTTCGCGGGCAATCTCGATGTGAGCGGCAACGTCGGCCGCGAATTGTCCATGGCCGGGGATAACCTTACCCTGACTAACACCTCCAGAATCGGCGGTAACCTGAGCGCTCGCGTGCGCGACCTGAAAAACGTACACATCGCCGACGGCGCAACCATTGTGGGAACGCGTGATATCCAGTTGCGCGTAAGGCAGAGCCCTTTCACGCGCCCCAGATTCTACTTCTACCACGCTGTCTGGCTCGCTGCCGCCATGCTGGTGGCATGGTTGGGCCTGGTTCTGTTTCCCGGCTTCTTCCAGGCCAGCACACACGCAGTGGCCTCAGGCTGGCGCAGCCTCGGGCTTGGAGTTGGAGTTCTGGCCGGCGTGCCCGTGGCTATAGTCGTGACCGCCATCACGCTGGTTGGCATTCCGGCCTCGCTCATGTTGCTCGCGTTGTATCTGGCCGCGATCTACCTGGCAAAGGTTTGGGTGGGAGCATTCCTGGGGCAGATACTTCTGAAGCAAGCCGTGCCGACTAAGAGCGATTGGCTGCTGGGACTACTGGTTGGCCTGCTGATCCTCACCATCGTCGAGTTCGTTCCATATCTTGGCGGGTTGGTTCACCTGGGTGTGGTGTGCCTGGGTTTGGGAGCGTTTGCCTGGCAGCTTTATCGGGTTTCACGACCGGCAACCACGGCCTAG